In the Quercus lobata isolate SW786 chromosome 5, ValleyOak3.0 Primary Assembly, whole genome shotgun sequence genome, one interval contains:
- the LOC115990438 gene encoding 52 kDa repressor of the inhibitor of the protein kinase-like: MQGKWNGLQALILNDCPYAYYIHCFAHRLQLALVGASKAVVPLNRFFTKLISIINNIRASCKRIEQLKIAKAFDIAYFIDIEELETGKGLNQMVTLQRPGDTRWGSHYESVSNLIKLFSPTCEVLLKIIDEGNSSQKVEAESAYEVLISFEFVFILHFVNETMGITDKLCQALQNQSQDILNATHLVSSTKKLIQQFRDEKWNDLLATVISFCKERDLDVSDMNARYVARFGRSRHQQEDFRNKHYYKVDIFNAGIDSQLQELNHRFSEHAMELLTLSSALDPQEAYESFRVSDICSLVNNFYPIDFTDDEKNNLEKELDLYKYDVVQHSGFKNLKNISKLCQWMVRTRKSEYYPLIYRVVKLVLTLPVSTATTERTFSAMNVIKTYLRNKMENKFLSDAMMLFIERDIAATISTDSIRDDFED, translated from the coding sequence ATGCAGGGTAAGTGGAATGGATTacaagctttgattttgaatgattgTCCATATGCTTACTACATTCATTGTTTTGCACATCGCTTACAATTGGCATTAGTAGGAGCATCAAAAGCAGTTGTCCCTCTTAATAGATTTTTCACTAAATTGATTTCGATTATCAATAATATTCGTGCTTCATGCAAACGTATTGAGCAATTAAAAATTGCTaaagcttttgacattgcatATTTTATTGATATTGAAGAGCTTGAGACTGGGAAAGGACTTAATCAGATGGTCACTTTACAACGACCTGGAGATACTCGTTGGGGTTCGCATTATGAATCGGTTTCTAACTTGATAAAGTTGTTTAGTCCAACATGTGAAGTTCTATTGAAAATTATAGATGAAGGAAATTCTTCACAAAAAGTAGAAGCAGAGTCCGCTTATGAggtattaatttcatttgaatttgtcttcATCTTGCATTTTGTTAATGAAACTATGGGGATCACGGATAAActttgtcaagctttgcaaAACCAATCGCAAGACATTTTAAATGCTACGCATTTAGTTTCAtccactaaaaaacttattCAACAATTTAGAGATGAGAAATGGAATGACTTACTAGCTACTGTGATATCATTTTGTAAGGAACGCGATTTAGATGTCTCTGATATGAATGCTCGTTATGTTGCAAGATTTGGCCGATCTCGTCATCAACAAGAGGACTTTAGAAATAAGCATTATTATAAAGTAGATATTTTTAATGCAGGAATAGATTCTCAATTACAGGAACTAAATCATCGGTTTAGTGAGCATGCCATGGAGTTACTTACGCTTAGCTCAGCTCTAGACCCTCAAGAGGCATATGAATCTTTTCGAGTCAGTGATATTTGTTCAttggtaaataatttttatcCAATAGACTTCACAGAtgatgaaaagaataatttggAAAAGGAACTTGATCTTTATAAGTATGATGTAGTTCAGCATTCAGGgttcaagaatttgaaaaatatttctaaattgtGCCAATGGATGGTGAGAACTAGAAAATCAGAATACTATCCGCTTATTTATAGAGTGGTCAAACTTGTGCTTACTCTTCCCGTTTCTACTGCAACTACAGAGCGAACATTTTCAGCTATGAATGTCATCAAAACTTACCTTCGcaacaaaatggaaaataagTTTTTGTCAGATGCTATGATGTTATTCATCGAAAGGGACATTGCTGCAACAATTAGTACGGATTCAATCAGAGATGATTTCGAAGATTAA